TCGAAAATAGTTTTGATAAACGATACAATGCCATTGAGCAGATTTATGCGACCATTAGTCAAGTCGAGAAAGTTTTTGGCGTGTTGAATTCAAGAAAGTTGAATTGGGAATTGCAAAAATATTATCCCAAAATTCGTCAGTCGCTAGACATCAATGTAATGGAGCGAATGAAAAAGTACTTGTATCGAAACATTCAGCAGGGAATTGCCGAGGGGCTCTATCGCCCAGAGATTGATATGCAATTTATGTTCTATTTCTTTTGGGGGATTACTCAAAACAAATGGGGCGAGGAAATTTACCCAGAACATAAATTTGATTTTAAAGAAGTAGAGAAAAAACACATGGAGTATGTACTCAGAATCATGGCGACTCCAAAGGGTGTTGCAGTGCTCGAAAAAATAATTAATCCAGAAAAATAAGATATGAAAAAGTTATTAATATTAATGTGTGCTACGGCAAGTGTGTGGCTGGGTGCACAGCAGCAAAAGACGCTCACCTTGAAAGAGGCGATAAATTATGCGCTGGAAAACAAGAGCGAGGCGGAAAAAGCTGCCTTGGAAATCGAAAAAAGTGAGTATAAAATCAAGGAAGTGCGTGCCAATGCGTTGCCTAATGTTTCCATCTCGGGGGGGCTTACTTACAATCCTCTGTTGCAGGAAGTGATTTTCCCGAGTTTTACGAATCCCAACGAAAATATGAAAATTTCGCTTGGGCAACCATGGAACTCCAATGTAAATGCGACTTTGACACAGGTGCTTTTTAATCAATCGGTGTTTACGGGATTAAAGGCTGCACGCTCTACAAAGGAATTTTATATGCTAAATAAAGAATTAACCGATGAGCAAATCATCGAAAAAGTGGCGCATGCATATTTTCAGGTGTACCAAACGCAGCAAAAACTTAACAACTTGGAAAGTAATTTAGCTTTAACCGAAAAAACAGTGAAAGTGATACAAGGGCAATACGAGGCAGGCTTAGCCAGAAAAATAGATTTAGACCGCGCTAGCGTTACGCTTAACAATCTGAAATCTACCCAGCAGCAATTGGTAAACGCTGTGCAAATCGCACAGAATGCTCTAAAATTCATGGTGGGATTGCCAATGGATACTAATTTGCAATTGCCAGAAAATACTTTTGCACCATCAATTTTAGCCTTGAATGAGCAAGCGGATTTAAGCAAAAGAACCGAAGTTCAAGTCATCGAAAAACAACTCGAATTGCTTGAGTGGCAGAAAAAAGCCAATGAAGCAGAATATTATCCTTCCGCAGCTTTGGTTGCCAATTACGGTTGGCTGGGGCAAGGTAAAAAAATGCCATGGTGGCATGGCGAAGATGATAAAGTGTATTGGTCAGATTTAGCGTCCGTAGGATTAAATGTGAAAATTCCGATTTTTAGTGGTTTTTCAATTAAATCAAAAGTAAAACAAAGTGAAATCGATATTTTGTCGGCAAAAGCGGGGTTAAAAGACACCAAGCTGGCGCTAGAAATGGCATATAAAAACGCAACCGAGCAAATGAAAAACACGGCCATAAGTATCGATGTTCAGCAAGAAAATGTGAAACTTGCTGAAAATGTTTTGACCAATACGCAAAACAATTATCAATACGGGCTGGCAACGCTTACCGATTTATTGGATTCGGAGCGCGCCCTTGCCGACGCCAAAAACAATTTAACCAATGCTAAATTAGATTATAAATTAGCCGAAATCGAATATTTAAAAGCGCAAGGAAACCTAAAATCTTTAATTAAATAAAAAAACAAATCATGAAAAAATTAGTTATCCCTATCATAATAATCATTGCACTTATCGTTGGTGTGTTTTTCATCCTAAGCGGTAACAAGAAAAGCAACGAAGAAAAAGTAGCCATCGTAAAAACTGAAAACAGCCGTGTGGCGGTGCAAGTGGCAAAAGTAAAAGAAGATCATTTGTCGGGGCAATTTTCCGCCAACGGGACATTTGTTCCAGAAAAAGAAACCATGGTGAGTCCTGAAATGGGCGGACAAGTCGTGGCGATTTATGTGAGCGAAGGTAGCTATGTGCGTGCAGGACAAACCATTGCAAAACTAAAAGGCGACAAAGTAAATGTAGGTTTAGACGCCTCTCGTGCACAATTGGATAATGCGCAAGCGGCTTTGGTGAATGCAAAATCGCAATTAGCAAGATTTGAAGCTGCTTATAAAACAGGGGGTGTGACCGACCAACAAGTAGACCAAATGCGTCTGCAAGTAAAGCAATTGCAATCGCAAGTGAAAAGTGCGCAAGCAGGACTTAAAAATGCACAATTAAGCAGTGGAGATACCAATGTGGTGGCAAAAGTGAGCGGAATTGTGAACCGTAAATTGGTTGAAACAGGAGCTGTAGTAGGCGCAGGGAATCCAATTGTGCAAATCGTAAATATTTCAAGTTTAAAATTAAAAGTAAATGTAGATGAATCTTTGGTGACAAAGTTACATGTAGGCGATGTCGTAAGCGTTAAACCTACTGTGTTGAACGATCCAATTCAAGGGAAAATTACATTTATTGCGCCAATGTCAGACGGTGCGTTGAAATTTCCAGTAGAAATTACCGTAGATAATAAAAACCAAAAACTAAAAGCAGGAATGTATGCCGTGGCTAATTTCGACCAAAATGGGGAAGGAGATGCGCCTGCGCTTGTAATCCCAAGAGATGCTTTTGTAGGTTCTGTGAGCCAAAACCAAGTATTTCAAGTAGTAGATAACACAGCAGTATTGAAAACCATTCAAAGTGGTAGAAATTTAGGAGATGTAGTAGAGGTGATTTCTGGGTTAAAACTTGGTGATGTTGTTGTGACAAGCGGACAAATTAACCTTGAAAATGGTACTAAAGTAAAAATCATAAAGTAATCAATCTATGAAAATAGCAGAAATAAGTATAAAACGACCCAGCATCGTAATCGTGATGCTTGCCTTGGCACTCATCGCTGGGTTTTATAGCTACAAGCAACTAAGTTATGAGCTTGTACCAAATATAGATACAAAGGTAGTAACCGTTACAGTACCTTATCCTGGGGCATCTCCTGCAGAGATCGAAAACACGGTGACTAAAAAAGTGGAAGACGCGGTTTCTACCTTGGAGAATGTAAAGAAAATTCAGGCTAAATCATACGAAAGTTTATCGGTAGTGGTTATTGAATTTACCAATGAGGCTAATGTAGATAATTCACTGAACGATGCGCAGCGTAAAATCAATGCCATTCGTTCTGATTTGCCAGAAGATTCAAAGGAGCCCTCGCTTTCTAAATTCTCACTATCGGATTTGCCGATTATGAGTATTGGGGTTACCTCTAATTTGTCTAATACAGATTTATATGATTTGGTAGATGATCAAATTCAGCCACAATTTTCAAGAATCCCAGGGGTGTCTTCAGTAAACATTGTGGGTGGAAACGAGCGTGAAATCCGTGTAAGTCTTGATCCTGCTAAATTGGAAGGTTACGGGCTCACTGTGCCACAAGTGCAACAAATCTTGATGGCGTCTAATATGGATTTTCCTACGGGTAACTTAAAAACAAGACGAAATAGTACATTGATTAGGCTTTCTGGTAAGTTTAGATCTGTTCAGCAAATGAGAGATTTGGTTATTGCTTCTCAAAACGGGGTAAACATTAAACTTTCTGATATTGCAGATGTGCAAGAAACGCAGAAAGAGGTCGAAAAACTAGCTAGAATTAACGAGGATAATACGCTTTTGCTTCAAATTCAAAAACAAACAGATGCCAATGCGGTGGAAGTGAGTAGTTTGGTGAAAGAAAAAATGAAAAGCGTAGAAGAGCAATATAAAGACCAAGGGGTGAAAATTCAGTTGGCAAGCGATACCAGTGAATTTACCTTAACGGCGGCTAATAATGTAATCCACGATTTATACATTGCAGTGGCCTTGGTGGCGTTTGTGATGCTATTTTTCTTGCACAGCTTGCGAAATGCTTTAATGGTGATGGTCTCTATTCCAGCCTCGTTAATTGCCACATTTATAGGGCTTTTTGTTTTAGGCTATACCTTAAACTTGATGAGCTTGCTTGCGCTTTCGCTCGTGGTGGGGATTTTGGTGGACGATGCCATCGTGGTCATTGAAAACATTCACCGTCATATGGAAATGGGGAAAAACAAAGTGCGTGCCGCCTATGATGGAGCGTCGGAAATTGGCTTTACCGTAACGGCCATTACTACCGTAATCGTGGTAGTGTTCTTGCCTATTGCAATGAGCTCGGGCTTGGTATCTGATATTGTGCGGCAATTCTGTGTTACTGTGGTGATAGCCACTGTGTTATCTTTATTAATGTCCTTCACTGTAGTGCCGTGGCTTTTCTCGCGCTTTGGTAAATTAGAGCATATTAGCGATAAAAATATCTTTGGAAAAATCATCAATACATTTGAAAAAGGACTTAAAGCCTTCACGCATTGGATGACCGATATTTTAAAATGGTGTTTAGGACATAAATTAATCACAATTGTGGTAACGGGTGTTATGTTCTTCAGCATTGTACCTTTATTTAAATATGGTTTTGTGGGAACAGAATTTTTCCCTGGCGTAGACAAAGGAGAATTTATTGTTCAAATCGAAATGAACAAAGATGCGTCTTTGCAAGAAACCAATTTTATGACACAAAAGGCAGAAGATTATATTTTAAAACAACCAGAAGTTAAAACAGCCATCACCACGGTGGGGCAGGTAAGTAGTGGCGGAATGGGGGCGTCTCAAGCTACGGCATATAAATCAGAAATTAGCGTTCAGTTGAGAGACGATGTGAAGCGTGATGAATCAGAAATTTACGCCGCTAAATTAAAACGCCAACTTCAGCAAGTTTTAGTTGGGGCAAAAATCAAAACCATACCAGTGGGATTGATGGGAGCAAACCAAGCTCCACTTCAATTAGTGGTTACGGCAGTTAATCTAGACGATGCGATGGATTTTGCTGTAGAAGCCATGGAGATATTAAAGGGTATTGATGGTAGTTCAGAGGTAGAACTTTCAGTAGAAGATGGTACGCCAGAGATTAATGTAGAGGTAGACCGAGATAAAATGGCAGCTTTAGGATTAAATGTTGCAACCGTGGGACAAACCATGCGTACGGCTTTTGCGGGAAATACTGATAATAAATTCCGTCAAGGGCAAAACGAATACGACATTAATCTACAATTTCAAGAAGGAAGTAGAGAAAATATCGAAGATGTGAAAAATCTAATTTTCTTGAATCCACAAGGGCAGCAAATCAAATTAATGCAATTTGCCGATGTGCGCTATGCCTCAGGCCCGAGCTTGCTTGAACGAAACGATAAAGCGCCATCCGTTACAGTGAATTCCCAAGTGGTAGGGCGCTCCTCAGGAGCCATTTCCCAAGAATGGTCGGCTAAATTGGCCGAAATCCAAGCCAAGCCCGGCGTTTCCTACAAATGGAGCGGAATGCAGGAAAATCAGCAAGAAGGTTTCGGCACCTTAGGGGTAGCCCTTTTGGCAGCCATTATGCTAGTATATATGGTGATGGTGGTGCTTTACGATGATTTTGCTAAGCCATTCATCGTGTTACTTTCCGTGCCACTATCATTCATCGGAGCCATTTGGGCGCTTGCCTTAACAAATATGAGCTTAAACATCTTCACCATTTTAGGTTTAATTATGCTCATTGGGCTTGTAGCTAAAAACGCCATCTTGCTCGTAGACTTCGCCAATCACCGCGTAGCCAAAGGCGAAGACACCATTACGGCATTGATTCAAGCCAATCACGCGCGACTCCGTCCTATCTTGATGACGACCATAGCCATGGTATTTGGTATGATTCCAATTGCATTGGCAACGGGTGGAGCTGCAAAAATGAACAACGGTTTGGCGATTGTCATCATTGGAGGTTTGTTGTCGTCACTGTTCTTAACCTTGGTGATTGTGCCTGTGGTGTATTTAACTTTTGATCTGATTGGGCATAAAATCAATAAAGGAAAAGATAAAAAAGATTATGATGCGTTGATGAAAGCCGATTACGACCATATAAATATAAAGGAAGAATACGAATTTTAAAATAGGAAATATTGAAGGCTTTGGTGTTAGTAACCAGAGCCTTTATTTTAACTTAAAAATTTAAAACACTCAAAACCGCATTAAATAGAGGGAAGTAGAGGAATATCACACAAATGTATAATGTTAAATATACACCAAATGATAAAAAATTTGTGTAGTAATAATTTTATTTATTACCTTTGCCCCGATTATAAAGATTATATAGTTAAAACTTAATAAATTAAATATGAAAAAACATCTATTTTTAATAGCATCTGTTTTTGCTGCGTTCACTGCGAACGCTCAGTCTACCTTTACGGTATTAGGTGATACTAATGTTAAAGTTCAAGGTGGAGCTTTGTTGTACGTACAAGGTGATGCTAAAGTTAAAAATTACTCAGATACTTCCAAAAAAGTATCAAACGACGGTAAAATCAAAATTACTAATGGTTTAACGAACGAAAACGCAACTGGAGCTAACTTCGTAAACGAATTTCCTAGTACAGGGGAATACGGTCAATTAATTGTATTGAATGATGGGACTAATACTGGTTTCATTTCTTCTGATGTGAAATTTAACTCTGATTATGTTTTCTATCCATTAGCGTTACCTTATAATGGAATCACGGCTGGAGATGTTGTGAAGCAAGTTTGGGGGGAAGGAGCAGATTTAGCTCAGGCGTTTATCCCTTTCCAGGCAGGTAGAAATCCTAAATTTAAAAAGTTTGACCCTAAGCGTTATGAGAACCCATTATTTAGATGGAATAATGAAACTTTTACACTTGATCATTTAGCTCAAGATTATCAAATTGGTCAAAATAGTAAACAAGCAGATTATTATGCTGTTTCGGGAAACTCTAAAGTGTTAAAGGGTATTAAGAAAGATAAGTTAGCTTTGAGTGGTATTCCTAATAATAAGAGCTTTTCTGTAACTTTGAAAAGCTATACCATGAAGTCTAACTTTAGTGAGAATGCATGGGGAGAGGTGTATGGATCTTATATTTTAGACTTTACAAATGATACACCTTCTGGGTGGAAAGAATATGGACTCGAAGATAAAGAAGTTCAACCAGGCGGTTTTGGAGATAATGTGTTTTATTTAGCAAACCCTTATACTTCTGATATTGATTTAGTGAAACTATTTGGAAATGGTAATAGCAATTCAGTTAAAGCAGTGATTCAACTTGCTGGTCAGGGATATAATGATAAAGTAAATGAAGGACTTGTCTCTAACTCCTATGGTAAGATAATGACAGGTATGACAAAAGATGGTTCGGGAGATACTTGGTATTCAAAAGTGAGACCATTTGAAACGTTTGCAATTAAAACTACTGGTGATTTAACGCTTAATTTTAACGACAATATTAAAACTTTTGAAAAGGTAGATAGCCAAGCTCCAAATAATATGTTTGCTAAAACTGCAGATTCGAATAGATTTTTAGCTCAAGTTGGAATTCAATTGTTTGAGAAAAGTGGAGCTAATACAAATCAAAGAACTTATGTAGCTGCAACTAATATAAAAGATGCTACTGAGTTATATAATGTATTTCTTAAAGAAGAAAATACAGGTGTTTATACTGAGCAAGATGGAGAACTTGCGAGTGAAGGAAAACTTTTTGTGAATACAATTGATTCAGAAAAATATATTGGTAAGCCCGTTAAATTGATTTTGCAGAATGGAGAAGGTACTTATATTTTTAAAGCTTTATTGAATAAGGATGCAAAGGAAAGCTCTAATAAATTCTACTTTGAAGACAAGAAAACAGGTAAAGTTATCAAAATTGAAGAGGATTTTGAATATGGATTTACATCTAATGGTACTGAAAAAGATCGTTTTGCAATCTATTGGGCTGCTGCACCAAAAGCAAACAGCGTAGCAGAATCTGCTAAAGAAGCTACCAATACTACTACAGTATTTAGAGCTGGTAACGATTTTAAAGTAAGATTTGACAAAGGAATTAGAAAAGCTGATATTTATGTTTATAACATTTCTGGTCAGTTAGTAAGTAGTGCTAAGGCTGTTGATGCTTCTACAGATTATGTAGTGCCTATACAAGGTAATGCTACAGTATATATCGTAAAAGTAGTAGGAGATAACGGTAGTGTAGTAACTAAAAAAATTATTAAATAAAAAAACAAAATACTATGAAAAAGATTAGTTTATTAAGCATGTTTTTGCTATCATCCCTTTCATTTGCCCAATTATATGTTGATCCGGGAAGTGATGGTTACGCTCCAGTAACAGGTGGTCCGAGACCAGTTGCTCCAATTGACACAAATGCAATCATTCTTATCGTAGCTGCAGTTGTATTGATCATTGCAATGGTAGCTTACAAAAAAATGACAGCAAGCAAAATGGCTTAATTGTTACATTCAATAAATTAAAAACCCAAAGCATCAAGCTTTGGGTTTTTTCTTTTTTTATAAATAAGGCTTTTCTTTTATCTAATGCCATCTTCAATGATTTTACCCTTCCGAACTCAATTCGGAATCCCTACGCATGAAAAATAAATAAAATAAAAACAAGTTTTGAATTGTTGTCAAAGGAATTAAACTTGGGTTTAGGGATTTTTTAAAAAGCGATTTAGTTGCGTGAAAAGTCAAAAAATAAATATTGCGGTTTGATTGTAGCAACTTTTAGCTTAAAAAATTCCGTGCCGTAGGTAAACCCCGTTTAATTCTTGTTTCCACGTACTCCGTTATCACGGACTTTGCTTCGTTTTGGTTCAAGCCAAAATGAAGAGATAAATTTAACACGCCGCTGTAAACTCCATCACAATGTCATTCCGCACACGATTCGGAATCTCAACGAATTAAAAAAATGGAATTCGGTATATTTCCCCACAAAAAAATCGTAAGAAATCTAATTCTTACGATTTTTTTATTCAAATATTTGAGTTTTATTCAATAATGGTTAATTCTCTATCATCTTCTATTACAAGATTATCGATGATGAATTCCTGTCTTTCTCTAGTGTTTTTACCCATGTAGAATTCAAGCATTGATTCAATATTGGTGTCTTTTCCAATCATCACAGGCTCCAATCTTATGTCTTTCCCGATGAAGTTTTTAAACTCATTCGGTGAAATCTCACCAAGCCCTTTAAATCGTGTAATTTCAGGATTTTTGCCCAATTCTTGAATTGCTTTCTTGCGTTCTTCTTCATTATAACAATAACGGGTTTCCTTTTTGTTTCTTACCCTAAAGAGTGGCGTTTGCAAGATGTATAAATGCCCTTCTCTAATTAATTCAGGGAAAAATTGCAAAAAGAAAGTGATGATCAGCAAACGAATGTGCATTCCATCGTCATCGGCATCGGTGGCAATTACCACATTGTTATATCGAAGATCCTCAAGGCTATCTTCGATGTTTAATGCTGCTTGCAAGAAATTAAGCTCTTCGTTTTCGTAAACTAATCTTTTCTCCTGTCCGTAACTATTTTTAGGTTTACCTTTTAAGCTAAACACCGCTTGCGTTTCAGTGTCGCGACAAGTCGTGATAGATCCACTCGCGGAATCTCCCTCTGTGATGAAAATAGTGGTTTCTAAACTGCGTTTAGCTTTCGGGTTGTTGTAATGCTGACGGCAGTCGCGCAATTTCTCGTTGTGTAGGCTCACCTTTTTAGCCAATTCTTTAGCCTTTTTTCTTACGCCTGAAAGTTCCTTTCGCTCGCGCTCCGATTGTCTGAATTTCTTTAATAGAAGTTCTGCAACTTCTGGATTTTTGTGTAGATAATTATCCAACTTGGTGCGGATGAAATCATTTACAAAAGTTCGCACACTCGGCATATCTGGCCCCATGTCGGTAGAACCTAGTTTTGTTTTTGTCTGAGATTCAAACACAGGTTCTACAACCTTAATGGCTACCGCCGCAATGATGGATTTCTTGATGTCTGAGGCGTCGAAATTAGCATTAAAGTGCTCTCTCCCCACACGCACAACAGCCTCCTTAAAAGCCGCCAAATGCGTTCCACCTTGCGTGGTGTTTTGTCCGTTTACAAACGAGTAATAAGTTTCAGAGTAAGATTTGTTGCTATGCGTAATTGCAATCTCAATATCCTCTCCTTTTAAGTGAATAATTGGATAAGCGATTTCTTCATCAATTGTATCTTCGAGCAAGTCTTTTAAACCATTTTCTGAGAAAAATTCTTCGCCGTTGAAAAGAATACGCAGCCCAGGATTCAGGTACACATAATTTTTCAACATTTTCTCGATATACTCTGTACGAAATCTGTAATTATGGAAAATTGTAGGGTCTGGAGTGAAAGAAATTTTAGTGCCCTTGCGTAATGTAGTTTCTTTTTCTTCTGTGGATTCAATCAATTCACCTTTAGAAAATTCAGCTTCACGAGTTTTGCCATCTCGCACAGATTGCACTTTAAAAAAACTTGAAAGTGCATTTACTGCCTTGGTACCCACTCCGTTAAGTCCTACGGATTTTTTAAACGCACGGCTATCGTATTTACCCCCAGTATTCATTTTAGACACGGCATCTACCATTTTACCCAGCGGAATCCCACGCCCATAGTCGCGCACGGTCACCACATCATCTTTTAAATTGATTTCAATGGTTTTCCCGCTCCCCATTACGAATTCATCGATAGAGTTGTCTATAATTTCTTTGATTAAGATATAAATCCCGTCGTCTTGCGAAGAGCCATCTCCCAGCTTCCCGATGTACATCCCGGGGCGCACTCGGATATGCTCGCTCCAACTCAGGGTTTTAATATTATCTTCGGTATAATTTGCCATAAAATATTTTGTGCTAAATCTTTTGAAAATCTTTTCAAGGCAAAAATACAAAAAAAAGATGATTTTTGGATGCTAAAATTTGCGTACGGTTTTTGTGGTATAGCTAAACAAAAAACACGAATTTACATGATTTTTTGATTTGGGTTAAAGCTTTCAGAAATCATATTTTATAAGGAGTTTTTTAATTAAATTTTCTTTGGATTTTGAGCTGTGTGAAATATTCTAAGGATTTTAATTTCACCGCTACCAACCTTGTAAATAATTTTGAAGCTGTATAGCACCGCATACCTTACACTATCATCGTTGTATATTAGCTCTTTGGGGTATTTGAACGGCATTTGCCCCAATGAATCTACCAAAGCTTCTATCTTGTTTAAAACCATTTGTGCATTCTGTGGGCTGTCTTTATGAATATACCCAATAAGGTTAAATAAATCTTTTTCTGCAGTTTTAGTCCAGATTGTAAGCATCTTTAATTTTTTTAAACACATCTTCACTACTAGAACATTCCTTTTCTGCTATGGCTTCATCTATAGCTTGGATATATTCTTGAGTATTTAATTCCTTACCATTCATTGTGGAATGTTTAATTTTAGAACTTAAAAGCATTTCAATGTGATTTAAAATACTTAGGTTTTTAGTATTTAAAACTTGCTTTATGATTCTATTTTGTGTTTCTGAGATAGTCATAGCGTTGCTCTTTCCTTTTACAGCAAATGTAAAAAAATATAATTAAATAAATTCTTTTTGAATCTTTAAAAAAGGAACAAATTTTGTCGCTCAACACATAGATATGTCGGTTAAAATAGATATCTTTTTAATTTAAAAACATGAATTTACATGATTTTTTGATTTGGGTTAAAGCTTTCAGAAATCACATTTTATAAGGTTTTTTAACGCTTTTATCCCAAAAAAATGCTTTAACTTTGTAAGCTTTTTAGTTATAATTAAAAATACAAAAAAATGAAATTAGTATTAATCACCGTAGGAATTTTACTACTCTGTGTAGCGGGAATTGCTATAAAAATATGGGCAAAAAAAGACGGAAAGTTTGCAGGTACTTGCGCAAGTCAAAATCCGCATCTCAACAAAACAGGTGAGCCTTGTGGATTTTGTGGGAAAATGCCCGATCAATGCGAAAATCAAACCGAAAAATAATTTTTTTGTTTGAAGAAAATAGAACTCATAACGCTTATAGAGGATTGTAAAAAAGGCAAGCAATCGGCACAAACTACGCTCATGAATCTCTTGTGGGATAAGGTGCATTATTATGTTTTGAGCAAAATTCAAAACAAAGCCGATGCCGAGGACATCAGCATTAAAACCTTTACTAAAGTCTTTCAGAAATTAAAGTTGTATAACGAAGATTTTGATTTCACCACTTGGGTGCGTGCCATTGCACATAACACGATGATTGATTACATCCGAAAAAAGCCAGAATTAAACATTTCGATAGACGACGAGCTGTGCAATGTAGATTTGTCGAGTGCTGTACCAAGCCCCGAGCAATCGCTGATTTTGGAACAAAGCACAGAGGAGCTTATGCATCATGTTGCGAAATTGCCCGCCATTTATCAAGAAATTATACGCTTGCGCTATCTGGAAGAGAAAACCTACAATCAGATTGCGCAAGAATTAAATCTTTCGCTCTCCAATGTGAAAGTGCGATTGCTCCGAGCCAAAGCTTTGCTCGAGGAATCCATGAAAAATAAATAAAAATACAATCTGCAAGGTTTAAAATTTTTTGTCGTAAAAAATTAATTAACTTTGTACAAAATAGAATAGAACAATGCCGGATACAATGACACAAAATGCGCCACTTCATACACCCAAACCAAAGTGGTTGCGCGTG
This Ornithobacterium rhinotracheale DNA region includes the following protein-coding sequences:
- a CDS encoding TetR/AcrR family transcriptional regulator, translating into MKEKVLNKAKELFCQFGYKTITMDEVANQLSVSKKTLYEIYDSKSKLVEEVVGSLQKDIDREIENSFDKRYNAIEQIYATISQVEKVFGVLNSRKLNWELQKYYPKIRQSLDINVMERMKKYLYRNIQQGIAEGLYRPEIDMQFMFYFFWGITQNKWGEEIYPEHKFDFKEVEKKHMEYVLRIMATPKGVAVLEKIINPEK
- a CDS encoding TolC family protein, whose translation is MKKLLILMCATASVWLGAQQQKTLTLKEAINYALENKSEAEKAALEIEKSEYKIKEVRANALPNVSISGGLTYNPLLQEVIFPSFTNPNENMKISLGQPWNSNVNATLTQVLFNQSVFTGLKAARSTKEFYMLNKELTDEQIIEKVAHAYFQVYQTQQKLNNLESNLALTEKTVKVIQGQYEAGLARKIDLDRASVTLNNLKSTQQQLVNAVQIAQNALKFMVGLPMDTNLQLPENTFAPSILALNEQADLSKRTEVQVIEKQLELLEWQKKANEAEYYPSAALVANYGWLGQGKKMPWWHGEDDKVYWSDLASVGLNVKIPIFSGFSIKSKVKQSEIDILSAKAGLKDTKLALEMAYKNATEQMKNTAISIDVQQENVKLAENVLTNTQNNYQYGLATLTDLLDSERALADAKNNLTNAKLDYKLAEIEYLKAQGNLKSLIK
- a CDS encoding efflux RND transporter periplasmic adaptor subunit produces the protein MKKLVIPIIIIIALIVGVFFILSGNKKSNEEKVAIVKTENSRVAVQVAKVKEDHLSGQFSANGTFVPEKETMVSPEMGGQVVAIYVSEGSYVRAGQTIAKLKGDKVNVGLDASRAQLDNAQAALVNAKSQLARFEAAYKTGGVTDQQVDQMRLQVKQLQSQVKSAQAGLKNAQLSSGDTNVVAKVSGIVNRKLVETGAVVGAGNPIVQIVNISSLKLKVNVDESLVTKLHVGDVVSVKPTVLNDPIQGKITFIAPMSDGALKFPVEITVDNKNQKLKAGMYAVANFDQNGEGDAPALVIPRDAFVGSVSQNQVFQVVDNTAVLKTIQSGRNLGDVVEVISGLKLGDVVVTSGQINLENGTKVKIIK
- a CDS encoding efflux RND transporter permease subunit; amino-acid sequence: MKIAEISIKRPSIVIVMLALALIAGFYSYKQLSYELVPNIDTKVVTVTVPYPGASPAEIENTVTKKVEDAVSTLENVKKIQAKSYESLSVVVIEFTNEANVDNSLNDAQRKINAIRSDLPEDSKEPSLSKFSLSDLPIMSIGVTSNLSNTDLYDLVDDQIQPQFSRIPGVSSVNIVGGNEREIRVSLDPAKLEGYGLTVPQVQQILMASNMDFPTGNLKTRRNSTLIRLSGKFRSVQQMRDLVIASQNGVNIKLSDIADVQETQKEVEKLARINEDNTLLLQIQKQTDANAVEVSSLVKEKMKSVEEQYKDQGVKIQLASDTSEFTLTAANNVIHDLYIAVALVAFVMLFFLHSLRNALMVMVSIPASLIATFIGLFVLGYTLNLMSLLALSLVVGILVDDAIVVIENIHRHMEMGKNKVRAAYDGASEIGFTVTAITTVIVVVFLPIAMSSGLVSDIVRQFCVTVVIATVLSLLMSFTVVPWLFSRFGKLEHISDKNIFGKIINTFEKGLKAFTHWMTDILKWCLGHKLITIVVTGVMFFSIVPLFKYGFVGTEFFPGVDKGEFIVQIEMNKDASLQETNFMTQKAEDYILKQPEVKTAITTVGQVSSGGMGASQATAYKSEISVQLRDDVKRDESEIYAAKLKRQLQQVLVGAKIKTIPVGLMGANQAPLQLVVTAVNLDDAMDFAVEAMEILKGIDGSSEVELSVEDGTPEINVEVDRDKMAALGLNVATVGQTMRTAFAGNTDNKFRQGQNEYDINLQFQEGSRENIEDVKNLIFLNPQGQQIKLMQFADVRYASGPSLLERNDKAPSVTVNSQVVGRSSGAISQEWSAKLAEIQAKPGVSYKWSGMQENQQEGFGTLGVALLAAIMLVYMVMVVLYDDFAKPFIVLLSVPLSFIGAIWALALTNMSLNIFTILGLIMLIGLVAKNAILLVDFANHRVAKGEDTITALIQANHARLRPILMTTIAMVFGMIPIALATGGAAKMNNGLAIVIIGGLLSSLFLTLVIVPVVYLTFDLIGHKINKGKDKKDYDALMKADYDHINIKEEYEF
- a CDS encoding T9SS type A sorting domain-containing protein translates to MKKHLFLIASVFAAFTANAQSTFTVLGDTNVKVQGGALLYVQGDAKVKNYSDTSKKVSNDGKIKITNGLTNENATGANFVNEFPSTGEYGQLIVLNDGTNTGFISSDVKFNSDYVFYPLALPYNGITAGDVVKQVWGEGADLAQAFIPFQAGRNPKFKKFDPKRYENPLFRWNNETFTLDHLAQDYQIGQNSKQADYYAVSGNSKVLKGIKKDKLALSGIPNNKSFSVTLKSYTMKSNFSENAWGEVYGSYILDFTNDTPSGWKEYGLEDKEVQPGGFGDNVFYLANPYTSDIDLVKLFGNGNSNSVKAVIQLAGQGYNDKVNEGLVSNSYGKIMTGMTKDGSGDTWYSKVRPFETFAIKTTGDLTLNFNDNIKTFEKVDSQAPNNMFAKTADSNRFLAQVGIQLFEKSGANTNQRTYVAATNIKDATELYNVFLKEENTGVYTEQDGELASEGKLFVNTIDSEKYIGKPVKLILQNGEGTYIFKALLNKDAKESSNKFYFEDKKTGKVIKIEEDFEYGFTSNGTEKDRFAIYWAAAPKANSVAESAKEATNTTTVFRAGNDFKVRFDKGIRKADIYVYNISGQLVSSAKAVDASTDYVVPIQGNATVYIVKVVGDNGSVVTKKIIK